The following proteins are encoded in a genomic region of Mahella australiensis 50-1 BON:
- a CDS encoding helix-turn-helix transcriptional regulator: MDFDFSKTNKPTSTVSVALNTVYVLYADPTYDVYKSGVSGNDMVALRTLAGEGKIKIEGYEEITVTPWTLIFCKHRDIRRYYCSDEMWDFWWFEFVVNDAFELPLNRLLYFDAVDDEIRHFKVCLEMLRMDNYASKSVASATFSLLLHRWMVNWYNNNGHKSPHQAAIENIIAYIKANPGDNVMIKAMADAVGLSERRFREVFKSIVGQQPKKFIESIRLDTAEELLKNTPLSINEIAFRLGYCSPFHFSKAFREAYGVSPSQFRRG, encoded by the coding sequence ATGGATTTTGATTTTTCCAAGACGAATAAACCTACATCAACAGTGTCTGTAGCATTGAATACTGTTTATGTACTGTATGCCGATCCAACCTATGATGTTTATAAATCTGGTGTTAGCGGAAATGATATGGTTGCTTTGAGGACGTTGGCTGGGGAGGGCAAGATTAAAATCGAAGGTTACGAAGAAATAACAGTAACGCCATGGACGTTGATTTTCTGCAAGCATAGGGATATACGCCGATATTACTGCAGCGATGAAATGTGGGATTTTTGGTGGTTTGAGTTTGTTGTAAACGACGCGTTTGAATTGCCGTTAAATAGGCTGCTATACTTTGATGCTGTTGATGACGAAATACGGCATTTCAAGGTATGCCTGGAAATGCTTCGTATGGACAATTATGCCTCAAAATCGGTAGCTTCCGCTACATTCAGTTTGTTACTTCATCGATGGATGGTGAATTGGTATAACAACAACGGGCATAAAAGCCCGCATCAGGCGGCTATTGAAAATATCATCGCTTATATAAAAGCTAATCCCGGTGATAATGTTATGATAAAGGCTATGGCAGATGCGGTCGGATTAAGTGAACGCCGGTTCCGCGAGGTTTTTAAAAGCATCGTGGGGCAACAGCCTAAAAAGTTTATTGAATCCATTCGCCTTGATACAGCGGAAGAATTATTGAAGAACACCCCTCTGTCGATAAATGAAATAGCATTTCGGCTGGGTTATTGCAGCCCATTTCATTTTAGCAAGGCGTTTCGAGAAGCTTATGGCGTTTCCCCTTCGCAGTTCAGGCGAGGATAA
- a CDS encoding ABC transporter ATP-binding protein gives MIGLNDGCDVDIAEGIELFEIKNLKYKSILNVEYLNIPDRKITCIVGESGSGKTTLLRHLNNLISQDSGQILYKGVDIESMNPISLRRQVVMAPQNPVVFNGNVRYNLIIGLMFSEKPMVNDDVLKRWMDLVHLNKGLDESIDKFSGGEKQRLCLARILVLEPEVLLLDEPSSALDEDTEYLVVNNIVTYAKDNGKTVVMVTHSKSVAQRYGDVIITIDKGRVSDVEQKEGAI, from the coding sequence ATGATTGGCTTAAACGATGGCTGTGATGTGGATATTGCGGAGGGGATAGAATTGTTTGAAATTAAAAACTTAAAATATAAAAGCATTTTGAATGTAGAGTATCTTAATATTCCTGATAGAAAAATTACTTGCATAGTGGGCGAAAGCGGCAGCGGTAAAACCACATTGCTTCGGCATTTGAATAACCTTATAAGCCAGGACAGCGGGCAGATACTTTACAAAGGCGTGGATATAGAGAGTATGAATCCTATAAGCTTAAGACGGCAGGTTGTCATGGCTCCGCAAAACCCTGTAGTATTTAATGGGAACGTCCGCTATAATCTAATAATAGGGTTAATGTTTTCCGAAAAACCGATGGTAAATGATGATGTATTGAAGCGCTGGATGGATTTGGTACATTTAAATAAAGGTCTGGATGAGAGTATTGATAAATTTTCTGGTGGAGAAAAACAGCGTTTATGTCTGGCAAGGATATTGGTATTGGAACCGGAGGTGTTGTTACTGGACGAGCCGTCATCGGCGTTGGATGAAGATACGGAATATTTAGTTGTGAACAATATCGTGACTTATGCTAAGGATAACGGCAAGACGGTGGTTATGGTTACGCATAGCAAGTCAGTAGCTCAGCGATATGGCGATGTTATAATTACCATAGACAAAGGGCGTGTAAGCGATGTGGAGCAGAAAGAAGGTGCGATATGA
- a CDS encoding VWA domain-containing protein has product MAIDFINPWLLLLVVPVAAFIIWASRHGRRTRKDRYVTAIRMVITMLIILSLAGFSLKVRSDETAVVFVADLSASMSGAKDAMADFIKQSMEFKPEGFKTGVLAFGKNALVEQSIADEMNFRQWETTPDVNHTDIDSALQTAGAIMPGDAGKRIVLMTDGNQNTGDAVKRAMALAQQGVRVDAVFLDSMPEQEVQITSLDIPSELYEGQSYDISVAIDSTVNASAVLRLYADRQLIGQQDVQIQKGENRFIFKDKADTSGIKTYEAELQTDKDGVLQNNQMDAYVNIKGVPTVGIVEGQEGEGREIIKILEAADIKTTLFTPHTLPSDLEELRKFQALILCDVSFDDIGEERMPAIDSFVKVLGRGMLVSGGDNSYMLGGYMGTQLEKMLPVDMDLSKKADIPSLGLVLVIDKSGSMTDGQYGITKLEMAKEAAIRSTEALRPTDSVGVICFDDAASWVVGMRQADDLAEIQDSIGTIRPGGGTNMYPALDLAYKALEEADTKLKHIIVLTDGQSATGDFDGIAHRMAEDGITLSSVAVGMDADKNLLSRLAEIGNGRYYYTDEFSNIPKILTKETYLATQSYLQNRTFYPTVTGYSPIIADFRSGFPLLHGYTATTPKPLANVVLSSDRSDPVLAQWQYGLGNVVAWTSDLRGAWTQDWLTWDKGAEFWLNAVSSILPSDEQSAGLIQVERDGDKGKLTLTTDKTTQSDAVVIAPDGKQQSVELQASRPGQYSGSFDIDEPGVYLVRAQQQEDGKVINAVDSGLAITYSPEYDIRYKSSKRLLEQVVAKTGGRIIDRPEQVFADDSEPVWKQTELAPYLLPLALLLFVLDIALRRLKIEALWAALMASLPERRKYRPTQADEQSVNPAHIDVKLVSPSKPAAEGARKLDERSDERSAVDVRVADKQPTAGEQTADEQPATNKQENGQPADIASRLMDARRTHRQKRL; this is encoded by the coding sequence GTGGCTATTGATTTCATAAACCCATGGCTGCTATTGCTGGTGGTGCCCGTCGCGGCTTTTATAATATGGGCGTCGCGGCATGGCCGCCGTACGAGAAAAGACAGGTATGTCACGGCCATACGCATGGTCATAACGATGCTCATAATACTCTCTTTGGCCGGATTCAGCCTGAAGGTGCGCAGCGATGAAACGGCCGTGGTGTTCGTAGCCGATCTCTCGGCCAGCATGTCTGGAGCAAAGGATGCTATGGCTGACTTCATAAAGCAATCGATGGAGTTTAAGCCCGAGGGGTTTAAAACCGGCGTGTTGGCATTCGGCAAAAACGCTTTGGTGGAGCAGTCTATAGCTGACGAAATGAATTTCAGACAGTGGGAAACCACGCCCGATGTCAATCATACCGATATCGACAGCGCCCTTCAGACGGCCGGCGCCATAATGCCGGGCGACGCCGGGAAACGCATAGTGCTCATGACCGACGGCAATCAAAATACCGGCGACGCCGTAAAACGGGCGATGGCGCTGGCACAGCAGGGGGTGCGCGTGGACGCCGTTTTTCTGGACAGCATGCCCGAACAAGAGGTGCAGATAACATCATTGGATATACCGTCCGAGCTTTATGAAGGCCAAAGCTACGACATAAGCGTGGCGATAGACAGCACGGTCAATGCATCGGCTGTTTTGAGGCTATACGCTGATCGCCAACTCATCGGGCAGCAGGATGTGCAGATACAGAAAGGCGAAAATAGGTTTATATTTAAGGACAAGGCTGATACCAGCGGCATAAAAACATACGAGGCCGAACTGCAGACGGATAAGGACGGTGTGCTTCAAAACAACCAGATGGACGCTTATGTTAATATAAAAGGCGTTCCTACGGTGGGAATAGTGGAAGGACAGGAGGGCGAAGGCCGCGAGATTATAAAGATATTAGAGGCGGCCGATATAAAAACGACTTTGTTCACTCCTCATACGTTACCATCGGATCTGGAGGAGCTGAGGAAGTTTCAGGCCCTTATACTGTGCGACGTATCGTTCGACGATATCGGAGAGGAGAGGATGCCGGCCATAGATTCCTTCGTCAAGGTATTGGGCAGGGGGATGCTGGTCAGCGGCGGCGATAACAGCTATATGCTCGGCGGCTATATGGGCACGCAGCTTGAGAAAATGCTGCCGGTCGATATGGACCTGTCGAAGAAGGCCGATATACCCTCATTGGGATTGGTACTGGTCATCGATAAATCGGGCAGCATGACCGATGGGCAGTACGGCATAACCAAGTTGGAGATGGCCAAAGAGGCAGCCATACGATCTACCGAGGCGCTCCGCCCCACCGATTCGGTGGGCGTTATATGTTTCGACGATGCTGCGTCTTGGGTGGTCGGCATGCGGCAGGCTGACGATTTGGCCGAAATACAGGACAGCATAGGTACCATAAGGCCGGGCGGTGGCACCAATATGTACCCTGCGCTGGACCTGGCCTATAAAGCGCTCGAGGAGGCCGATACCAAGCTGAAGCATATAATTGTGCTGACCGACGGTCAGTCAGCGACCGGCGACTTTGACGGTATTGCTCACCGGATGGCCGAAGACGGCATAACGCTCTCATCGGTGGCTGTGGGTATGGACGCGGACAAAAACTTGTTGTCGCGCCTGGCTGAGATAGGCAACGGACGTTATTACTATACCGACGAATTCAGCAATATACCCAAGATACTTACAAAGGAAACCTATCTAGCCACGCAAAGCTATCTGCAGAACCGTACCTTTTATCCCACTGTAACCGGTTATTCGCCTATCATAGCTGATTTCCGATCGGGCTTTCCGCTGCTGCACGGCTATACGGCCACCACTCCGAAACCATTGGCTAACGTGGTATTGTCCAGCGACCGCTCAGATCCCGTATTGGCGCAGTGGCAGTACGGTTTGGGCAACGTGGTGGCGTGGACAAGCGATCTGCGCGGCGCATGGACGCAGGATTGGCTGACATGGGATAAAGGCGCCGAGTTCTGGCTTAACGCGGTGTCGAGCATACTGCCGTCGGACGAACAGTCAGCGGGTTTGATACAGGTGGAGCGCGATGGCGACAAAGGGAAATTGACGCTGACAACCGATAAAACGACGCAGTCCGACGCCGTCGTCATAGCTCCCGACGGCAAACAGCAGAGCGTGGAGCTGCAGGCCAGTCGCCCCGGGCAGTACAGCGGCAGTTTCGATATAGACGAACCTGGCGTTTATCTAGTCAGGGCGCAGCAGCAGGAAGATGGCAAGGTTATAAACGCCGTCGACAGCGGGCTTGCCATTACGTACTCCCCGGAATACGATATAAGGTATAAAAGCTCAAAGCGGCTTTTGGAACAGGTGGTAGCCAAAACCGGCGGCAGAATCATAGATAGACCGGAGCAGGTTTTTGCCGATGATTCGGAACCGGTATGGAAACAGACCGAGCTTGCTCCATATCTTCTGCCGCTGGCCCTGCTGCTGTTCGTATTGGATATAGCGCTGCGGCGCCTTAAGATAGAAGCGCTGTGGGCTGCGCTGATGGCCAGTCTGCCCGAGCGCCGTAAATACCGCCCCACTCAAGCCGATGAGCAGTCGGTTAATCCGGCGCATATCGATGTCAAGCTTGTATCACCGTCTAAGCCGGCAGCCGAGGGCGCTCGAAAACTCGATGAGCGATCGGATGAGCGGTCTGCAGTGGACGTGCGGGTGGCTGATAAGCAGCCAACAGCGGGCGAACAGACGGCTGATGAGCAGCCAGCGACTAACAAGCAGGAAAATGGTCAGCCCGCGGACATAGCCTCGCGGCTTATGGATGCCAGGCGCACGCACAGGCAAAAAAGGCTGTGA
- the nagZ gene encoding beta-N-acetylhexosaminidase, which produces MIILLAVIISIAAAANVDVIKSKLAELQGSNMAGQLGQELEPQTDGLEKRTDSVQNQDSDAGSSDNGTESSGSNENEPPANTEEDEIQALISTMSLDEKIGQMLIIGFDGYKVNTQVVTMIKDRNIGGVILFNRNVQGDKQLVQLNNELKSLNKNNRLPLFISADHEGGRISRLPRRATDFPPNLAIGKKDSTELSQKIGSVLGSEMKAYGFNLDFAPVLDIFSNPKNTVIGDRSFGKDPYTVGRLGIATMKGIKSAGVIPVAKHFPGHGDTTVDSHMELPISYKSLQQLKSFELLPFGEAIEQGADIVMVAHIKLPEIDKSGLPASLSSVIITNLLRDDMGFDGVVITDDMEMGAIVKHYNIGDAAVKAIEAGADIILVCHTYKNQIEAIEAISEAVNDGRISQQRIDQSVRRIVMLKQKYELSDEPGNIDDVFKYVGSKAHKNIADEVYMEN; this is translated from the coding sequence TTGATTATTCTACTTGCGGTTATAATTTCGATAGCTGCCGCTGCAAATGTCGATGTTATTAAAAGTAAGCTGGCTGAGTTGCAGGGAAGTAATATGGCCGGTCAGCTGGGGCAAGAACTCGAACCACAAACTGATGGTCTTGAAAAACGAACTGATTCTGTGCAGAATCAAGACAGTGATGCCGGTTCATCTGATAATGGCACCGAGTCTTCCGGCAGCAATGAGAATGAACCGCCGGCGAATACGGAAGAAGATGAGATACAAGCACTTATCTCCACCATGTCGCTAGATGAGAAAATAGGTCAAATGCTTATAATAGGCTTTGATGGGTATAAAGTTAATACCCAAGTCGTAACCATGATAAAAGATCGTAACATCGGAGGCGTAATACTGTTTAATCGGAATGTGCAAGGCGATAAGCAATTAGTGCAGCTTAACAATGAGCTGAAATCGCTTAACAAAAACAACAGATTGCCTCTTTTTATATCTGCTGATCACGAAGGTGGAAGAATATCGCGCTTGCCGAGAAGAGCTACGGATTTTCCGCCCAATTTGGCAATAGGCAAAAAGGACTCTACCGAATTGTCTCAAAAAATAGGGTCGGTGTTGGGCAGTGAAATGAAGGCCTACGGTTTTAATCTTGATTTTGCGCCAGTGCTGGATATATTCAGCAATCCTAAAAATACTGTAATAGGCGACCGTTCCTTCGGGAAGGATCCATATACGGTAGGTCGATTGGGAATTGCTACTATGAAAGGTATAAAATCAGCGGGCGTGATCCCGGTAGCAAAACATTTCCCAGGACATGGCGATACCACTGTGGATTCTCACATGGAGTTGCCGATATCATATAAAAGCTTGCAGCAACTAAAGTCATTTGAACTTTTACCTTTTGGCGAAGCCATAGAGCAGGGAGCCGATATAGTGATGGTGGCCCATATAAAATTACCCGAAATAGATAAATCAGGCCTACCAGCCTCGTTATCGTCTGTGATTATAACCAATCTGTTGCGCGATGATATGGGCTTTGATGGCGTGGTTATCACAGATGACATGGAGATGGGCGCAATAGTTAAACATTACAATATAGGCGATGCTGCTGTAAAGGCCATAGAGGCTGGTGCCGATATAATATTGGTATGCCACACCTATAAAAACCAGATAGAGGCTATTGAAGCTATATCTGAAGCCGTTAATGATGGTCGTATAAGCCAACAACGTATCGATCAATCGGTTAGGCGCATAGTGATGCTAAAGCAGAAATACGAATTGTCCGATGAACCGGGAAATATAGATGATGTTTTCAAGTATGTTGGGAGTAAAGCACATAAAAACATAGCCGACGAAGTATATATGGAGAATTAG
- a CDS encoding uroporphyrinogen decarboxylase family protein, with amino-acid sequence MEQAIVEDGIHGMVPKEKMSEGARKLRDFYEKRPDAPIYQCEFGFYSLEHWMKEGYINDNTDLSKLFGYDEPGNFSLGGLGWTEAAFCPAFEEKIIEDRGDYEVVQDYAGRHVLFFKGRRDGFMPEYLTHPVKDMKTWEENCKWRLNPDTPGRYDDLEQKMTKAKECAGKGMIITQNVIGAYMYLRSLMGPVDLLYKFYDQPELIHSCMETWFNLADSIIAKHQQYVTIDEFYIGEDICYNHGPLISPDMIKEYLFPYYQQLISNIKARQIDKNRHLYFQVDTDGYAASVIPLYKDIGMDYMSPFEVASGCDVIEIGKQYPDLLIRGGIDKRELARGKNAIDKLVDSILPIMKKRGGYIPTCDHGVPAEVDFNDYMHFRKRMLEFA; translated from the coding sequence ATGGAACAAGCAATTGTAGAAGATGGCATTCACGGTATGGTACCTAAAGAAAAAATGAGCGAAGGAGCGCGAAAGCTGCGGGATTTCTATGAAAAAAGGCCCGATGCGCCGATATATCAATGCGAATTCGGATTTTATTCTCTTGAGCATTGGATGAAGGAAGGGTATATAAACGATAATACCGATTTGAGCAAGCTTTTCGGCTACGATGAACCTGGGAATTTCAGCTTAGGCGGCCTTGGTTGGACTGAAGCGGCTTTTTGTCCTGCTTTTGAAGAAAAAATTATTGAAGATAGAGGTGATTACGAAGTAGTACAGGATTACGCAGGCCGCCATGTATTGTTCTTTAAGGGGCGAAGGGATGGTTTTATGCCCGAGTATTTGACTCATCCCGTAAAGGATATGAAAACATGGGAGGAAAATTGCAAATGGCGGTTAAACCCCGATACTCCCGGACGTTACGATGATCTTGAACAAAAAATGACCAAGGCCAAAGAATGTGCGGGTAAAGGAATGATCATAACGCAAAATGTAATTGGTGCCTATATGTATCTGCGCAGCCTGATGGGACCGGTAGACCTGCTTTATAAATTCTATGATCAGCCAGAATTGATCCATAGCTGTATGGAAACATGGTTTAATCTTGCTGACAGCATAATAGCAAAGCATCAGCAATACGTAACCATCGACGAGTTTTATATAGGTGAAGATATATGCTATAATCACGGACCATTGATTTCGCCGGATATGATAAAAGAGTATCTTTTCCCTTATTATCAACAGCTTATCTCAAATATAAAGGCACGGCAAATCGATAAAAACCGCCATCTGTATTTTCAAGTCGATACCGATGGATATGCTGCCTCCGTTATACCCCTCTACAAAGATATCGGAATGGATTACATGAGTCCTTTTGAAGTCGCCTCTGGATGCGATGTCATAGAGATTGGAAAGCAATATCCCGATTTACTCATCCGCGGAGGTATCGATAAGAGGGAGTTGGCACGAGGGAAAAATGCCATCGACAAGCTTGTAGACAGCATACTCCCCATTATGAAAAAAAGAGGTGGCTATATACCAACGTGCGACCACGGCGTTCCTGCAGAGGTCGATTTCAACGATTATATGCATTTTCGCAAGCGTATGTTGGAATTTGCCTGA
- a CDS encoding TIGR01906 family membrane protein produces MNKAISVVFTIILAVALPIAIVLTSVQLVAFNQGFFMKEFEKYDRAEATGMDRDQLSKVAQAFIDYLSLQKDELNMQVVVNGRQRLLFNDKELMHMDDVRGLFESGFALRLWAAILSIVSIAVVGLWGHTKGIDGIARALAWAAGIPLALGAIVALLLATDFDRWFVYFHLTFFNNDLWQLDPSTDTLINIFNEGFFADAAFRILLYAATAMVVIFAASMAWIAYSNKKAPKNQQ; encoded by the coding sequence ATGAATAAAGCAATATCTGTAGTTTTTACTATTATATTGGCTGTAGCATTACCTATAGCTATAGTGCTTACATCGGTACAGCTTGTGGCATTTAACCAAGGCTTTTTTATGAAAGAATTCGAGAAGTACGACAGGGCGGAAGCTACTGGCATGGATAGGGATCAACTGAGCAAGGTAGCGCAGGCATTCATAGATTATCTAAGCTTGCAGAAGGACGAATTAAATATGCAGGTTGTGGTGAACGGTCGGCAAAGGCTGCTATTCAACGATAAAGAATTGATGCATATGGATGATGTACGCGGCCTGTTTGAAAGCGGATTTGCTTTGCGGCTGTGGGCCGCAATCTTAAGTATTGTTTCTATAGCTGTCGTAGGGTTGTGGGGGCATACGAAAGGTATAGACGGTATTGCAAGGGCGTTGGCTTGGGCTGCCGGAATTCCTTTAGCACTAGGAGCCATTGTGGCTCTGCTTCTGGCTACTGATTTTGACCGCTGGTTTGTATACTTTCATTTGACTTTTTTCAACAACGACCTTTGGCAACTGGACCCATCGACTGATACGCTAATAAATATATTTAATGAAGGCTTTTTCGCCGACGCGGCCTTTCGCATATTGCTATATGCCGCTACGGCCATGGTGGTTATATTTGCGGCATCGATGGCATGGATCGCATACAGTAATAAAAAAGCTCCCAAGAATCAACAGTAG
- a CDS encoding ABC transporter permease, protein MMSGIIDLGIWQMLSAYVFVLIVVWIVWSRRIGREKEILISAIRMTIQLIAVGYILAYIFEHANPAYTFAALAVMEVFAVYNAYQRIKVKLNPRLKKIMAVSLVLGTMGSLLFFVLGVVRVKPWYNPQYFIPLGGMIIGNSMTGITLGADRVLDGMRTKKEQVEMALMLGATPKMAAKQIGDNAFETAILPTVNQMMGMGIVFLPGMMTGQILSGTSPLTAIEYQIAIMLGILGSVSLSVILFVIWSYRAFFNDRAQLVDE, encoded by the coding sequence ATGATGAGCGGTATAATTGATCTTGGTATATGGCAAATGCTTTCAGCTTATGTATTCGTACTGATAGTTGTATGGATAGTGTGGAGCAGGCGTATAGGGCGTGAGAAAGAAATCCTTATATCGGCTATACGCATGACCATTCAACTTATAGCTGTAGGGTATATACTGGCCTATATATTCGAGCATGCCAATCCTGCATATACTTTCGCAGCACTTGCGGTTATGGAGGTGTTCGCGGTATACAATGCGTATCAGCGCATAAAGGTTAAGTTAAATCCTCGTCTTAAAAAGATAATGGCGGTTTCACTGGTATTAGGCACTATGGGAAGCCTATTGTTTTTCGTTTTAGGTGTTGTGCGTGTAAAACCGTGGTATAATCCGCAGTATTTCATACCACTAGGAGGCATGATAATAGGTAATTCAATGACCGGTATAACGCTTGGTGCCGACCGTGTGCTAGATGGTATGCGCACTAAAAAAGAGCAGGTAGAAATGGCGTTAATGCTGGGTGCGACGCCTAAAATGGCTGCCAAACAAATAGGGGATAATGCCTTTGAAACAGCTATACTGCCCACTGTCAATCAAATGATGGGGATGGGCATAGTATTTCTCCCCGGTATGATGACCGGGCAAATATTGTCAGGCACGTCTCCTCTGACAGCTATAGAATATCAGATAGCCATAATGTTAGGCATATTAGGCAGCGTGTCATTGAGCGTAATTTTATTCGTTATATGGAGCTATAGGGCATTTTTTAACGATAGAGCACAATTAGTAGATGAATAA
- a CDS encoding alpha/beta hydrolase family protein produces the protein MTDELRPLYSLERLYDTSACSMGFDLTNLSDFEKWRVQLKDKIIELIGEFPDRVPLEPQVLEEKEFNGYIREKVLFHSAPYIDVSAYVLLPKNVNDKVPGVVAVHGHGYGKNDLVGLWEDGTERSVPDGYQKDFALEIVRRGMVVIVPDQMGFGERRELEDSEKGYNTSSCRKLAFWAQMLGKTAVGMRVWDIMRCIDYLQMLPQVDDRRIGCMGISGGGTTTLFTSALDERIKAAIISGYLCTFKDSILSVNHCECNYIPGILKYAEMYDIACMIAPRPLLVESGTHDDIFPIKAVDIAYNHVKDAYTLLKADDKLDRDIFEGRHQISGRKSYDWLKRWL, from the coding sequence ATGACGGACGAGCTTAGGCCTTTGTACTCGTTGGAACGGTTATATGATACATCTGCGTGCTCTATGGGCTTTGATCTAACTAACTTATCGGATTTCGAAAAATGGCGCGTGCAGCTAAAGGATAAAATCATAGAACTTATAGGAGAATTTCCGGATAGAGTACCATTGGAACCACAAGTATTGGAGGAAAAAGAATTTAATGGCTATATAAGGGAAAAAGTGCTGTTTCACAGCGCTCCTTACATAGACGTGTCTGCATATGTACTGTTACCTAAGAATGTAAATGATAAAGTACCTGGTGTTGTGGCCGTGCATGGACATGGATACGGCAAAAATGATTTGGTAGGATTATGGGAAGATGGCACAGAACGTTCGGTACCTGATGGTTATCAGAAAGATTTCGCACTGGAGATAGTAAGAAGGGGCATGGTCGTGATAGTACCAGATCAGATGGGTTTTGGAGAACGGCGCGAGCTTGAAGATAGTGAAAAAGGTTATAACACGAGCTCTTGTCGCAAACTGGCTTTTTGGGCACAGATGCTAGGCAAAACAGCGGTGGGCATGCGTGTATGGGATATAATGCGCTGCATAGATTATCTTCAAATGTTACCGCAGGTAGATGATAGGCGCATAGGATGTATGGGTATATCAGGGGGAGGGACGACGACGTTGTTTACGTCGGCACTTGATGAGCGCATAAAGGCTGCTATAATCAGCGGTTATTTATGTACGTTTAAGGATTCTATTCTCTCTGTAAACCATTGTGAGTGTAATTATATACCTGGTATTTTGAAATACGCCGAGATGTATGATATAGCTTGCATGATAGCACCGCGACCGCTTCTAGTTGAAAGCGGTACTCATGATGATATATTTCCTATCAAGGCGGTGGATATTGCCTATAATCACGTTAAAGATGCTTACACTTTATTAAAGGCTGATGATAAGTTGGATAGGGATATATTCGAGGGTAGGCATCAGATTAGCGGACGCAAGTCGTATGATTGGCTTAAACGATGGCTGTGA